The following are encoded in a window of Mycobacterium sp. ELW1 genomic DNA:
- a CDS encoding CoA transferase, with translation MDGIRVLEVAQFTFVPAAGAILADWGADVIKVEHPVRGDTQRGFINMGGFQLDPNRHPLIEHPNRGKRSVGIDVSTPDGQEVLYEIAKTADVFLTNYMPQARQKNKFDVEHIRAVNPNIIYARGSAYGDKGPERLVGGFDGTAFWTRSGVGHALTPEELGGALPQGIPAFGDSIGGMNIAGGISAALFHRERTGEAVEIDVSLLSTAWWAAGASVTQGMETGETMRSLMPGTTTSVNPFMANYLTSDGGTINLCIVSPTGYIRDTWEHLGLPELADDPRFAEVMPLIQNAEEGVRLITEAIAAKPFDYWRQHLKTMKGQWAPFQSLVDLASDDQAIANDMIVEVEAADGGAPFKVVRGPVQFNHEPLETTRAPQASEHTEIVLMEIGVDWDRIEALKESGAIA, from the coding sequence ATGGACGGCATCCGGGTACTGGAGGTCGCGCAGTTCACGTTCGTTCCGGCGGCCGGGGCAATCCTGGCCGATTGGGGCGCCGACGTCATCAAGGTCGAGCACCCGGTCCGCGGCGACACTCAGCGCGGCTTCATCAACATGGGCGGTTTTCAACTCGACCCGAACCGGCACCCGCTGATCGAGCATCCCAACCGCGGCAAGCGCAGCGTCGGCATCGATGTCTCCACACCCGACGGTCAGGAGGTCCTGTACGAGATCGCGAAGACGGCCGACGTCTTTTTGACCAACTACATGCCGCAAGCCCGGCAGAAGAACAAGTTCGACGTCGAGCACATCCGTGCGGTGAACCCGAACATCATCTACGCCCGCGGCAGCGCCTACGGCGACAAGGGACCCGAGCGCCTGGTCGGCGGCTTCGACGGGACCGCGTTCTGGACGCGCAGCGGCGTCGGCCATGCGCTCACCCCGGAGGAACTCGGAGGCGCCCTGCCGCAGGGCATTCCGGCGTTCGGCGATTCGATCGGCGGAATGAACATCGCCGGCGGCATCTCCGCGGCGCTGTTCCATCGGGAGCGGACAGGCGAGGCTGTGGAGATCGATGTGTCGTTGCTGAGCACCGCATGGTGGGCGGCCGGCGCCAGCGTCACCCAGGGTATGGAGACCGGGGAGACCATGCGGTCGCTGATGCCGGGCACCACGACATCGGTCAACCCGTTCATGGCCAACTACCTGACCTCCGACGGCGGCACGATCAACCTGTGCATCGTCAGCCCGACCGGCTACATCCGCGACACCTGGGAACACCTCGGCTTGCCCGAGCTCGCCGACGACCCCCGGTTCGCCGAGGTGATGCCACTGATCCAGAACGCCGAAGAGGGCGTCCGACTCATCACCGAGGCGATCGCCGCCAAGCCGTTCGACTACTGGCGTCAGCACCTCAAGACGATGAAGGGTCAGTGGGCGCCCTTCCAGAGTCTGGTGGACTTGGCCTCCGACGACCAGGCGATCGCCAACGACATGATCGTCGAGGTGGAAGCCGCTGACGGTGGAGCGCCGTTCAAGGTGGTTCGCGGGCCGGTGCAGTTCAATCACGAACCGCTGGAGACCACCCGCGCGCCGCAGGCCAGCGAGCACACCGAGATCGTGCTGATGGAGATCGGCGTCGACTGGGACCGCATCGAGGCGCTCAAGGAGTCGGGCGCGATCGCCTGA
- a CDS encoding SCP2 sterol-binding domain-containing protein yields MGFFTDQAELDKYIGGVFRDAGQHPESGPKLRGANIVMRVIYTDPDCEMTMAFRDDYQVIPGPTDVKPDVTLLMRGDTADQFWRGEYNLAIGLAKGQVKAKGPVNKILKLVPLTKPLFPMYRTKIAEKDAATNA; encoded by the coding sequence ATGGGCTTTTTCACCGATCAGGCAGAACTCGACAAGTACATCGGCGGCGTGTTCCGTGATGCGGGCCAACACCCGGAATCGGGTCCCAAGCTCAGGGGCGCCAACATCGTCATGCGGGTCATCTACACCGACCCGGATTGTGAGATGACGATGGCGTTCCGAGACGACTACCAAGTCATTCCCGGCCCCACCGACGTCAAGCCGGACGTCACGCTGCTGATGCGCGGCGACACCGCCGACCAGTTCTGGCGCGGTGAATACAACCTCGCGATCGGTCTGGCGAAGGGCCAGGTCAAGGCGAAGGGACCGGTCAACAAGATTCTGAAGCTCGTTCCGCTGACCAAGCCGCTGTTCCCGATGTACCGCACCAAGATCGCCGAGAAGGATGCCGCCACCAATGCCTGA
- a CDS encoding alcohol dehydrogenase catalytic domain-containing protein: MPDVMRAAVLRAPHVVEVAEVPVPTIAHPTDVIIRVERTAICGTDLHPYEGRLEVEPDIVLGHEFLGTVVATGDAVGQFSEGDRVVSSCVVSCGSCYQCRRHQPGNCAGSRIFGLGLALGDLAGGQAEYVVVPNADLTARRIPDAGTADDARFDEDILFAGDIMTTGYEAVARSMRPGDTVAVVGAGPVGLCAAMAASALGAGQVIVVDRVDTRLKEAENQGAIAVNADQVEPADAVLDLTDWRGADVVIDAVGHESALLSAISLVRAGGTLSIPGVYTEDAITIPFGELYLKGIKVEMGVAHITEYMDEVIALTVAGRLRPSSIITHRMGLSEAAEAYRMFEAREATKIILDPER, from the coding sequence ATGCCTGACGTCATGCGGGCCGCGGTGCTGCGCGCACCGCATGTCGTCGAGGTGGCCGAGGTCCCGGTCCCGACGATCGCACACCCCACGGACGTCATCATTCGCGTGGAGCGGACCGCGATCTGCGGGACCGACCTGCACCCGTACGAGGGCCGACTGGAGGTCGAGCCCGACATCGTGCTCGGCCACGAGTTCCTGGGGACCGTCGTTGCCACCGGGGATGCGGTGGGACAGTTCTCTGAGGGTGACCGCGTGGTGAGTTCGTGTGTGGTCAGCTGCGGATCCTGTTATCAGTGCAGACGACATCAACCCGGAAACTGCGCGGGCTCAAGAATTTTCGGCCTGGGTCTGGCACTGGGCGATCTGGCGGGCGGGCAAGCAGAGTACGTCGTGGTGCCCAACGCAGACCTGACCGCGCGCCGCATTCCCGATGCGGGAACTGCCGACGATGCGCGGTTCGACGAGGACATCCTGTTCGCGGGCGACATCATGACCACCGGGTACGAAGCGGTGGCGAGGAGCATGCGGCCCGGTGACACCGTGGCTGTTGTGGGCGCCGGTCCCGTCGGTCTGTGCGCGGCGATGGCGGCAAGCGCCCTGGGAGCCGGCCAGGTGATCGTGGTGGACAGGGTCGACACTCGCCTGAAGGAGGCCGAGAACCAGGGCGCCATCGCCGTGAACGCCGATCAGGTCGAGCCGGCCGACGCCGTGCTGGACCTGACCGACTGGCGCGGCGCCGATGTCGTCATCGACGCCGTCGGCCACGAATCGGCCCTGCTGTCGGCCATCTCGCTGGTGCGCGCCGGCGGCACCCTGTCCATCCCCGGGGTGTACACCGAGGACGCGATCACCATTCCGTTCGGTGAGCTCTACCTCAAGGGAATCAAGGTCGAGATGGGGGTTGCGCACATCACCGAGTACATGGACGAGGTGATTGCGCTGACGGTTGCCGGCCGGCTGCGGCCCAGTTCGATCATCACACATCGGATGGGCCTGTCGGAGGCGGCCGAAGCCTACCGGATGTTCGAAGCACGCGAGGCCACCAAGATCATCCTTGATCCGGAAAGATGA
- a CDS encoding aldehyde dehydrogenase family protein → MTTVELQHHSMRIGGQEVDSDRLMTIVDPSTGAPIATVARGDAGHIDAAVAAARGTFESGVWRTKTPQERAAIMRRIVAAATDVADELVELELSANGATVRQATGFHIGYALAHFSYFADLAETYAWQRPAPIASFPALSQSVVHREPIGVVGAIAPWNFPLLLTLWKVGPALAAGNSVVVKPDEHTPLSILAFARIAEQNGLPPGVLNVVPGDGRDAGARLASHPDVGKIAFTGSTAVGREIMSLASGTVKHVTLELGGKGPSIVLDDADLDMAVDGVLYGCFVYSGQVCESGTRALVPDHLHDEFVRRLVDRAQTIVIGPTRDWDTDMGPVIDARQQQRILDYVRGAVAEGATVALGGEALDRDGFWFQPTILTGVRNAMRIAQEEVFGPVLVVIPYTDSDDAVRIANDSEYGLAASIWSSDNARALDIAGRIQAGSVWINDAHQINCQVPFGGYKQSGLGRELGPDALDAYTEIKTVHLDLSGGRDAKPYDLLLSHADQGASR, encoded by the coding sequence ATGACAACTGTTGAACTACAGCATCATTCAATGCGGATCGGCGGACAGGAAGTCGACTCGGACCGGCTGATGACCATCGTCGATCCCAGCACCGGCGCGCCGATCGCCACCGTCGCCCGGGGTGATGCCGGGCATATCGACGCCGCCGTCGCCGCCGCGAGAGGCACCTTCGAGTCCGGGGTGTGGCGGACCAAGACCCCGCAGGAACGCGCCGCGATCATGCGGCGGATCGTGGCTGCCGCGACGGACGTCGCCGACGAACTCGTCGAACTCGAACTCAGCGCCAACGGTGCCACCGTGCGGCAGGCCACCGGATTCCACATTGGTTACGCGCTGGCACATTTCAGCTACTTCGCCGACCTGGCCGAAACCTACGCCTGGCAACGCCCCGCCCCCATCGCCAGCTTCCCGGCCTTGAGCCAGTCGGTCGTGCATCGCGAGCCGATCGGCGTTGTCGGGGCGATCGCACCGTGGAACTTCCCTCTGCTGCTGACGCTGTGGAAGGTCGGGCCGGCACTGGCCGCGGGCAACAGTGTGGTGGTCAAGCCCGACGAGCACACACCGCTGTCCATCTTGGCGTTCGCCCGAATCGCCGAGCAGAACGGATTACCGCCCGGTGTGCTCAATGTGGTTCCCGGCGACGGCCGCGACGCCGGCGCCCGGCTCGCAAGCCACCCCGACGTCGGCAAGATCGCCTTCACCGGATCGACCGCCGTCGGTCGCGAGATCATGAGTCTGGCGTCCGGCACCGTCAAACACGTCACCCTCGAACTCGGCGGCAAGGGTCCGTCGATCGTGCTCGATGACGCCGACCTCGACATGGCCGTCGACGGCGTGCTCTACGGCTGCTTCGTCTACTCCGGTCAGGTATGCGAATCCGGCACCCGCGCACTGGTACCCGACCATCTGCATGACGAATTCGTCCGGCGGTTGGTCGACCGGGCGCAGACCATCGTCATCGGCCCCACGCGCGATTGGGATACCGATATGGGCCCGGTGATCGACGCCAGACAACAGCAGCGCATCCTCGACTACGTCCGGGGCGCAGTCGCCGAAGGCGCGACCGTGGCACTCGGCGGCGAGGCATTGGACCGGGACGGCTTCTGGTTCCAGCCGACGATCCTGACCGGAGTCCGCAACGCCATGCGGATCGCACAGGAGGAGGTCTTCGGCCCCGTCCTGGTCGTGATTCCCTACACCGACAGCGACGACGCCGTACGGATCGCCAACGACTCCGAATACGGTCTGGCAGCCAGCATCTGGAGCTCCGACAATGCCCGCGCGCTCGACATCGCCGGACGTATCCAGGCCGGCAGCGTGTGGATCAACGACGCGCACCAGATCAACTGCCAAGTGCCGTTCGGCGGCTACAAGCAGAGCGGCCTCGGCCGTGAACTCGGTCCCGACGCGTTGGACGCCTACACCGAGATCAAGACCGTCCACCTCGATCTGTCAGGAGGCCGCGACGCCAAACCCTACGACCTGCTGCTCAGCCACGCCGACCAAGGAGCCTCGCGATGA